One window of Vicinamibacterales bacterium genomic DNA carries:
- a CDS encoding class I SAM-dependent methyltransferase — translation MTVAECVTTPLVSDIETLVEGVHGWSPIDQLFMLSMLVHATSHLPGDLVEVGSWFGRSAVVLGAAARDTHGIVHCIDPFPQRDDWRRNADGSYSFEVAVDGHRHTGYLEQTVWPAPFEAQMAPIYATHPSVFDGFLDNVRERGLQSVVQPHRGTASTFAGQAPPSFQCRLLFLDGDHGYAAVRDDIMRLTPFLVPGGWICFDDAFSGYDGVNRAVTEFIIESPEFDLKRQMTRKCFAARKALRR, via the coding sequence ATGACCGTCGCTGAATGTGTGACCACGCCGCTTGTCTCCGACATTGAAACGTTGGTGGAAGGCGTGCACGGCTGGTCGCCCATCGACCAGCTGTTCATGCTGTCGATGCTCGTCCACGCGACGTCGCACCTGCCAGGCGATCTCGTGGAAGTGGGATCGTGGTTTGGCCGTTCGGCCGTGGTGCTCGGCGCCGCCGCCCGCGACACGCACGGCATCGTCCATTGCATCGATCCGTTCCCGCAGCGGGACGACTGGCGTCGCAATGCGGACGGCAGCTACTCATTCGAGGTGGCGGTCGATGGCCACCGCCACACCGGCTACCTGGAACAGACCGTGTGGCCGGCGCCGTTCGAGGCGCAGATGGCGCCCATCTACGCCACCCATCCCAGTGTCTTCGACGGGTTCCTGGACAACGTCCGCGAGCGCGGGCTGCAGTCCGTGGTCCAGCCCCATCGCGGCACCGCGTCCACCTTCGCCGGACAGGCTCCGCCCTCGTTCCAATGCCGCCTTCTGTTCCTTGACGGCGACCATGGCTATGCGGCGGTGCGGGACGACATCATGCGGTTGACGCCCTTCCTGGTCCCGGGCGGGTGGATTTGCTTCGACGATGCATTTTCCGGCTATGACGGCGTGAATCGCGCGGTCACCGAGTTCATCATCGAGAGTCCCGAGTTCGATCTCAAGCGGCAGATGACCCGGAAATGCTTTGCCGCGAGGAAGGCGCTGCGTCGCTGA
- a CDS encoding WbqC family protein: protein MKRVAILQSNYIPWKGYFDLIHDVDTLVFYDDVQYTTNDWRNRNRIKTASGPQWLTIPVGKHMHRRICDVTLPWDGAWAETHWRRIEAAYRHTPYFPQYRDYFEALYRGRRSTSLSELNQAFVMGICRDLLGVATRFEQSGDYALTGTKGARVFDLLDQVGADVYVSGPAARAYLTDDAFTARGMSVVWKDYSGYPEYPQAHGPFRHDVSILDLLFHTGPDAPWHIWGWRETAARVVAA, encoded by the coding sequence ATGAAGCGGGTCGCGATTCTCCAGTCGAACTACATTCCGTGGAAGGGGTATTTCGACCTCATCCACGACGTCGATACGCTCGTGTTTTATGACGACGTCCAGTACACGACCAACGACTGGCGGAACCGCAATCGCATCAAGACCGCGTCGGGGCCGCAATGGCTGACCATACCCGTGGGCAAGCACATGCACCGCCGGATCTGCGACGTCACGCTGCCATGGGACGGGGCCTGGGCGGAGACGCACTGGCGCCGGATTGAGGCGGCCTATCGGCATACGCCGTACTTCCCGCAGTACCGCGACTACTTCGAGGCCTTGTATCGAGGACGCCGGTCGACATCGTTGTCTGAGCTGAACCAGGCATTCGTGATGGGCATCTGCCGCGACCTGCTCGGCGTGGCGACACGGTTCGAGCAGTCCGGCGACTACGCGCTGACCGGGACGAAAGGCGCGCGCGTCTTCGACCTGCTCGATCAAGTCGGTGCCGACGTGTACGTCTCCGGACCTGCCGCACGTGCCTACCTCACCGACGACGCTTTCACGGCGCGCGGCATGAGCGTCGTCTGGAAGGACTACAGCGGATACCCGGAGTATCCCCAGGCGCACGGTCCGTTTCGCCACGACGTCAGCATCCTTGACTTGTTGTTCCACACCGGACCCGACGCGCCGTGGCACATCTGGGGCTGGCGCGAGACCGCCGCTCGGGTGGTGGCGGCGTGA
- a CDS encoding class I SAM-dependent methyltransferase, with protein sequence MRIAVAGAPEAMPNTTDPSAPLSSGLHRSPVSGRPVYIWGAGQVGLEARRLLRDRNLCGFLDQASGRWGSTVEGLPVADPRSVLHQPARPFVVIASMYETQIAEQLVEAGWMAGADFATVASLATGDGERSEDVFSRIFHTNSWRDAESVSGGGSSLGATRRVRDALPALLQQYGVRSILDAPCGDVNWMAELLPSLDHYTGVDIVAPLIARNAERFAAPRVTFLHRDIAVDALPSADLIICRDCLVHLPNHVAADVLRNFARTSSTYLLSTTFPDSGRNHDVITGAWRPVDLRQPPFGLPAPLETIAEKAPGPDGLFADKALALWRFDTIRASLSRNTASR encoded by the coding sequence ATGAGGATTGCAGTCGCGGGCGCGCCAGAAGCCATGCCGAACACGACCGATCCGTCGGCCCCGCTCTCGTCCGGCCTGCACCGGTCCCCGGTATCGGGCCGTCCGGTCTACATCTGGGGTGCCGGGCAGGTGGGTCTCGAGGCGCGGCGACTGTTGCGCGACCGGAACCTGTGCGGATTCCTGGACCAGGCGTCCGGGCGATGGGGCTCGACGGTCGAAGGACTGCCGGTCGCCGATCCGCGGAGTGTGCTTCACCAGCCCGCGCGCCCGTTCGTCGTCATCGCGTCGATGTACGAAACCCAGATCGCGGAACAGCTGGTCGAAGCCGGCTGGATGGCCGGTGCCGACTTCGCCACGGTGGCGTCGCTCGCCACCGGCGACGGCGAGCGGAGCGAGGACGTGTTCTCCCGCATCTTCCACACCAACAGTTGGCGTGATGCCGAGTCGGTGTCGGGCGGCGGGTCGTCACTTGGGGCTACGCGGCGTGTGCGCGACGCGCTGCCCGCGCTCCTCCAGCAGTACGGCGTCCGCTCGATCCTGGACGCGCCTTGCGGCGACGTCAACTGGATGGCCGAGCTGCTGCCGAGCCTCGACCACTACACGGGCGTCGATATCGTGGCGCCGCTCATCGCCCGAAACGCGGAACGGTTCGCGGCGCCGCGCGTGACCTTTCTCCATCGCGACATCGCCGTCGACGCGCTGCCGTCGGCCGACCTCATCATCTGCCGCGACTGCCTCGTCCACCTGCCCAATCACGTGGCGGCCGACGTGCTCCGCAACTTCGCGCGCACTTCGTCCACCTACCTCCTGTCGACGACGTTTCCCGATTCCGGCCGGAACCACGACGTCATTACGGGAGCATGGCGCCCGGTGGATCTGCGGCAACCCCCGTTCGGGCTGCCGGCCCCTCTTGAAACGATCGCGGAGAAGGCGCCCGGCCCGGACGGGCTCTTCGCCGACAAGGCGCTGGCGCTGTGGCGGTTCGACACCATTCGCGCCAGTCTTTCTCGAAACACGGCATCGCGATGA
- a CDS encoding radical SAM/SPASM domain-containing protein produces the protein MDYGFGDRLSAAFPSQVIIDVTELCNLACTHCPHPAFKQSSHYAGRSLAFELSAKAIGEVAAAGRGHVRNVRYASDGEPLLNKAIYRMLSDAVERSGTFVSLTTNGTLLTPSRIDQLLETGVQLVDVSIDAFSAETYSNIRVHGDLAVTRGNIERLIARASESGSATRIAVSFIEQPGNAHETADFERFWTDAGAHSVAIRRLHSASGAVIAVADVMRRQAATQARRPCVYPWERVVVTPRGTLAFCPSDWTGGSSLVDYATTTIAELWQSRRYEALRRAHLTNDYSAHAFCGQCPDWRETRWPGQGASYATLVQGLKETAA, from the coding sequence ATGGACTACGGGTTTGGGGACCGGTTGTCCGCCGCGTTTCCGTCGCAGGTCATCATCGACGTGACCGAGCTCTGCAACCTCGCGTGCACGCACTGTCCGCACCCGGCGTTCAAGCAATCGTCGCACTATGCCGGGCGATCGCTGGCGTTCGAATTGAGCGCCAAGGCTATCGGCGAAGTGGCGGCGGCCGGCCGCGGCCACGTGCGGAATGTCCGCTATGCGAGTGACGGGGAGCCGCTGCTCAACAAGGCGATCTACAGGATGCTGTCGGATGCGGTGGAGCGCTCGGGGACGTTCGTGTCGCTCACCACCAACGGCACGCTGCTGACACCGTCGCGAATCGACCAACTGCTCGAGACCGGCGTGCAACTGGTGGATGTGAGCATCGATGCCTTCTCGGCGGAGACCTACTCGAACATTCGCGTGCACGGCGATCTGGCGGTAACCCGCGGCAACATCGAGCGCCTTATTGCGCGCGCCAGTGAATCAGGATCGGCCACGCGGATTGCCGTCAGCTTCATCGAACAACCCGGGAACGCCCACGAGACCGCCGACTTCGAGCGGTTCTGGACGGACGCTGGCGCGCATTCAGTGGCCATCCGACGCCTCCATTCCGCGTCGGGCGCCGTGATCGCCGTGGCCGATGTGATGCGCCGCCAGGCGGCGACGCAGGCGCGCCGGCCATGTGTTTATCCGTGGGAGCGCGTCGTCGTCACGCCCAGGGGGACGCTGGCGTTCTGCCCGTCTGACTGGACCGGCGGATCGTCCCTTGTCGATTACGCGACCACCACGATCGCGGAGTTGTGGCAGAGCCGTCGGTACGAGGCCTTGCGCCGCGCGCATCTCACCAACGACTACAGCGCCCACGCCTTCTGTGGGCAGTGCCCCGACTGGCGGGAAACGCGATGGCCCGGGCAGGGCGCCAGCTACGCGACCCTCGTTCAGGGCCTGAAGGAGACCGCCGCATGA
- a CDS encoding DegT/DnrJ/EryC1/StrS family aminotransferase has translation MPTRRSTYLPFGQPHFGDEEIAAVTRVLRSGWVGLGPETIAFEEELAGSFGAPHVVAVNSCTSALFLSLLVHGVGAGDEVIVPSLTWISTANAARHLGATPVFCDIHSETMCVTPATVRARLTPRTKAVVVVHLGGLAVDVEAIRRAIPSHIAIVEDAAHACGARFADGTAVGSSGNLTCFSFYANKNLSTGDGGAIALADGRLADRLRSLRQHALPNDAWKRFIDARSLGSTAIDEVGYKMNYTDLQAAIGRVQLRRQPEFAVRRLAVARTYAERLASLPWAIPIQSGVLEPAHARHLFLVQLPIGDLAQSRDDILSGLRDRNIGASIHYQPVHTMPLYARGRADVLPVTDHVASRILTLPISASMSVADARQAIAALADVVSTQPVRQPQLKRSVG, from the coding sequence TTGCCGACACGCCGTTCCACTTACCTGCCGTTCGGGCAGCCGCACTTCGGCGATGAGGAAATCGCGGCAGTCACCCGCGTGCTGCGTTCGGGCTGGGTGGGCCTCGGTCCCGAGACGATAGCGTTCGAGGAAGAGTTGGCCGGCAGCTTCGGCGCGCCTCATGTGGTCGCGGTCAACTCGTGCACGTCGGCGCTGTTCCTGTCGCTGCTCGTCCACGGCGTCGGCGCCGGAGACGAGGTGATCGTCCCGAGCCTCACGTGGATCAGCACCGCGAACGCCGCACGCCACCTGGGTGCCACGCCGGTCTTCTGTGACATCCATTCCGAGACCATGTGCGTGACGCCGGCGACGGTGCGCGCGCGCCTGACCCCGCGAACCAAGGCGGTGGTCGTCGTGCACCTGGGCGGCCTCGCGGTGGACGTCGAGGCCATCCGCCGCGCGATCCCCTCGCACATCGCCATCGTCGAGGATGCGGCCCACGCGTGTGGCGCCAGGTTTGCGGATGGGACGGCTGTGGGATCGTCGGGCAACCTGACCTGCTTCAGTTTCTACGCGAACAAGAACCTCTCCACGGGCGATGGCGGCGCCATCGCGCTTGCGGACGGACGGCTGGCGGACCGCCTGCGTTCGCTGCGTCAGCACGCGCTGCCCAACGACGCATGGAAGCGGTTCATCGACGCCCGCAGCCTGGGCTCGACGGCGATCGACGAAGTCGGTTACAAGATGAACTACACGGACCTGCAGGCCGCCATCGGGCGCGTGCAGCTTCGCCGCCAGCCGGAGTTTGCCGTGCGGCGGCTGGCCGTGGCTCGGACTTACGCCGAGCGTCTGGCGTCGTTGCCGTGGGCGATTCCGATCCAGTCCGGCGTGCTCGAACCCGCGCACGCCCGTCACCTGTTCCTCGTGCAGCTTCCCATCGGCGACCTCGCGCAATCACGCGACGACATTCTGAGCGGCCTGCGTGACCGGAACATCGGCGCCAGCATTCACTATCAGCCGGTCCACACGATGCCGCTCTACGCGCGGGGGCGAGCCGATGTCCTGCCGGTGACCGACCACGTGGCGAGCCGGATTCTCACGCTGCCGATCAGCGCTTCGATGTCCGTGGCGGATGCCCGGCAGGCGATCGCGGCGCTCGCGGATGTGGTGTCGACACAGCCGGTCCGGCAACCGCAGCTGAAGCGGAGTGTGGGCTGA
- a CDS encoding PAS domain S-box protein, producing MPTPPTAIFIVEDEALIAMELRDRLTVLGYHVCGHALRGEVALEQVPASGADVVLMDVRLAGTMDGIETAARLHDLTDAAIIFLTAYSDDDLLRRAGAVEPHGYLVKPFEERELHATIQMALYRRRMERAIQEANERLEERVRERTAALEASGRLLSSINANLEGTVIYRMAFSATGQMRCTYMSPNVEDVFGISAVDFMADADAIFRMMEPADVPRVRANITESLRTGNTASVEFRLRRVDGSIAWLHFRSRLSERLPDGTQVRDGVATDITAAKDAEATLRESEERLAVTLQSIGDAVMATDTAGRITQMNPIAEQLTGWPLSEALGLPVAEVFHIINATTRQPADSPVGEVLASGGPHELANHTALVARDGTERAIADSAAPIRDAGGRLLGVVLVFRDETEARDRRRLVERQRTMLAALHLAQEQYITDPDSYVAFDGLLAAVIQSTASSCGFIAEIHRDDTGRPHLSIDAVSAGAPREFVAWFGLLAGVPSPEPGHLDALIATLVTAHAPFISNRPATDPRRDGPPPGAERPHAFMGIPIVVGDETVGMVGMADRPGGYDESLLADLRPLLTTCGSLILARRNEQRRQAAEVALRDLNTNLEAEVQRRAAALAESEQMFSTLATASPVGVFRTDVAGECVSVNDRWCEITALSEQEARGTGWSRALHPHDRDRVGTEWMAAVQTSGEFRSEYRFQRPDGESTWVLGQAVPIVDDRGIAGGYIGTLTDVTEQKQTERALRALSSDLLGLKGAAFFDSTVRSLAELLDCEVAFASQRVAVQRSQLQTIAIIEDGALQRDYAYDVTNRPCHDVLEAGAGVFVSRGARKHYPLDPILAAKQIEAVAAVPIIDHGGRVIGVVGVMSRRPLTHPSRTEAILGLFGVSIAAEIERERGARQFRDLVEFASDGIVMTDRHGLITLVNRQAERLFGWSREELVGRQVEVLIPANVRARHISDRQSFFERPEQRAMGPDRPTLLARRKDGSEFPAEITLSPIETDEGTTVVAAIRDVTDRLKLEQQARRAQRMEAIGTLAGGIAHDLNNALAPITMSLSMLRTRPNSPRLIDTMERSAMRAVGMVQQLLAFARGADGQRTPLEATHLVSDLEAIIRPTFPKNITLDIHVPAAAPAPVMGDTTQLHQVLLNLCVNARDAMPDGGTLTLAVADVDVDAALAASAPDAAGRPGPYVALHVTDTGSGIPPEMTERIFDPFFTTKGPDKGTGLGLSTVLGIVKGHGGFILMSSKVGHGTTFSVYLPAAKGVTAEASPPATGSITGAGELVLLVDDEDSVREAAGQVLARLNFTCLLAADGNEALSLVARHGPAIRVVITDLHMPHMSGLGFVGAMRLMLPDTPVIVTSGRLDDAAEQFRELGVRLVLDKPFTEEKLAAALRVALDASGPAQ from the coding sequence ATGCCCACACCTCCGACTGCGATCTTCATCGTCGAAGACGAAGCTCTCATCGCCATGGAACTGCGCGACCGCCTGACGGTGCTCGGCTACCACGTCTGTGGCCATGCCTTGCGGGGCGAGGTGGCCCTGGAGCAAGTCCCGGCCAGCGGCGCGGACGTGGTGCTGATGGACGTCCGCCTGGCCGGCACCATGGACGGCATTGAGACGGCCGCCCGGCTTCACGACCTCACCGACGCTGCGATCATCTTTCTGACGGCCTACTCGGACGATGACCTGCTGCGGCGGGCGGGAGCCGTGGAACCGCACGGGTACCTCGTGAAGCCCTTCGAGGAACGGGAACTGCATGCCACCATCCAGATGGCGCTCTATCGCCGCCGGATGGAGCGCGCGATTCAGGAGGCCAACGAGAGGCTCGAGGAACGCGTGCGCGAACGCACGGCCGCGCTCGAGGCGAGCGGGCGCCTCCTGTCGAGCATCAACGCGAATCTCGAGGGCACCGTCATCTACCGGATGGCCTTCAGCGCCACCGGGCAGATGCGCTGCACCTATATGAGTCCCAACGTCGAGGATGTCTTCGGCATCAGCGCCGTCGACTTCATGGCCGACGCCGACGCCATCTTTCGGATGATGGAGCCCGCGGACGTGCCCCGCGTTCGCGCCAACATCACTGAGTCGTTGCGCACCGGGAACACCGCGTCGGTCGAGTTCCGTTTGCGCCGTGTTGACGGCAGCATCGCGTGGCTTCACTTCCGGTCACGTCTGAGCGAACGGTTGCCCGATGGCACGCAGGTCCGGGACGGCGTGGCCACGGACATTACGGCGGCCAAGGACGCCGAAGCCACCCTCCGCGAGAGCGAAGAGCGCCTGGCGGTCACGCTGCAATCCATCGGCGATGCCGTGATGGCGACCGACACGGCGGGCCGGATTACCCAGATGAACCCGATCGCCGAACAGCTCACGGGATGGCCGCTGAGTGAGGCGCTGGGCCTCCCCGTCGCTGAGGTGTTCCACATCATCAACGCCACCACCCGCCAACCCGCGGACTCGCCCGTGGGCGAGGTGCTCGCCTCTGGCGGCCCCCACGAACTGGCCAACCACACCGCGCTTGTCGCGAGGGACGGCACCGAGCGCGCCATCGCCGACAGCGCGGCCCCGATCCGCGATGCCGGGGGGCGGTTGCTGGGCGTGGTGCTGGTCTTTCGGGACGAGACCGAGGCCCGCGACCGACGGCGACTCGTGGAACGGCAGCGGACCATGCTGGCGGCGCTGCACCTCGCGCAAGAGCAGTACATCACCGACCCCGACAGTTACGTTGCTTTCGACGGGCTGTTAGCCGCCGTGATCCAGTCCACGGCCAGCTCGTGCGGCTTCATCGCCGAAATCCACCGCGACGACACCGGCCGGCCGCACTTGAGCATCGATGCGGTCAGCGCCGGAGCGCCACGGGAGTTCGTCGCCTGGTTCGGCTTACTGGCGGGAGTGCCAAGTCCGGAGCCCGGTCATCTTGATGCGCTCATCGCCACGCTGGTCACCGCTCACGCACCGTTCATCTCGAACCGTCCGGCCACCGACCCCCGGCGTGACGGTCCACCGCCGGGGGCCGAGCGGCCACACGCGTTCATGGGAATCCCGATTGTGGTCGGTGATGAGACCGTGGGCATGGTGGGCATGGCCGACCGTCCCGGTGGCTACGACGAATCGCTGCTGGCGGACTTGCGGCCGCTGTTGACCACCTGTGGCAGCCTGATCCTGGCACGGCGCAACGAGCAACGCCGCCAGGCCGCGGAGGTCGCCCTCCGCGACCTGAATACCAACCTGGAGGCGGAGGTCCAGCGCCGCGCGGCCGCGCTGGCGGAGAGCGAGCAGATGTTCTCGACGCTCGCCACGGCGTCACCCGTCGGCGTCTTCCGCACCGACGTCGCCGGCGAGTGCGTGTCGGTCAACGACCGGTGGTGTGAGATCACGGCTCTCTCCGAGCAAGAGGCGCGCGGCACCGGATGGAGCCGCGCACTGCATCCGCATGACCGCGACCGCGTCGGCACCGAATGGATGGCTGCCGTGCAGACCAGTGGGGAATTTCGATCGGAGTATCGATTCCAGCGGCCCGACGGGGAGAGCACGTGGGTGTTGGGGCAGGCGGTGCCGATCGTCGACGACCGCGGCATCGCCGGTGGGTATATCGGCACGCTGACCGACGTCACCGAGCAGAAGCAGACCGAACGGGCCTTGCGGGCCTTGTCATCCGATCTGCTCGGCCTCAAGGGCGCGGCGTTTTTTGACTCGACCGTGCGCTCGCTGGCGGAGTTACTGGACTGCGAGGTGGCGTTCGCCAGCCAGCGCGTGGCGGTGCAGCGAAGCCAGCTGCAGACGATCGCCATCATCGAGGACGGCGCGCTGCAGCGGGACTACGCCTACGACGTCACCAACCGGCCCTGCCATGACGTCCTCGAGGCGGGGGCGGGCGTGTTCGTGTCACGCGGCGCACGGAAGCATTACCCTCTGGATCCCATCCTGGCGGCCAAACAGATCGAAGCCGTGGCGGCCGTACCGATCATCGATCACGGGGGCCGCGTCATCGGCGTGGTCGGGGTCATGAGCCGGCGACCACTGACCCACCCCTCGCGCACCGAGGCCATCCTGGGGCTGTTTGGCGTGTCGATCGCGGCTGAGATCGAGCGCGAGCGAGGGGCGCGACAATTCCGTGACCTGGTGGAGTTTGCCTCCGACGGCATCGTCATGACCGACCGGCACGGCCTTATCACGCTCGTCAACCGGCAGGCCGAACGGCTCTTCGGCTGGTCTCGAGAGGAACTGGTCGGGCGGCAGGTCGAAGTGCTCATTCCGGCCAACGTCCGGGCCCGCCACATCAGTGACCGGCAGAGCTTCTTCGAGAGACCCGAGCAGCGAGCCATGGGCCCCGACCGGCCCACCTTGCTCGCCCGGCGCAAGGACGGCAGCGAGTTTCCCGCCGAGATCACCCTGAGCCCGATCGAGACCGACGAGGGCACGACGGTCGTGGCGGCGATCCGGGACGTGACCGATCGGCTGAAACTTGAACAGCAGGCGCGACGGGCGCAGCGCATGGAAGCCATCGGCACGCTGGCCGGCGGCATTGCGCACGATCTCAACAATGCGCTGGCGCCCATCACGATGTCGCTGTCGATGCTCAGGACACGGCCGAACAGCCCGCGCTTGATCGACACGATGGAGCGCAGCGCCATGCGGGCCGTCGGCATGGTGCAGCAGTTGCTGGCCTTTGCGAGAGGGGCGGACGGTCAACGGACGCCTCTGGAGGCCACCCACCTGGTGAGCGACCTCGAGGCCATCATCCGCCCCACATTCCCCAAGAACATCACCCTCGACATTCACGTGCCTGCTGCCGCGCCGGCCCCGGTGATGGGCGACACCACGCAGTTGCACCAGGTGCTGCTCAATCTCTGCGTGAACGCCCGGGATGCCATGCCCGACGGTGGCACCCTGACCCTGGCGGTGGCCGATGTCGACGTCGATGCCGCGCTCGCGGCGTCGGCGCCGGATGCCGCCGGCCGGCCGGGCCCCTATGTCGCCTTGCACGTCACCGATACGGGAAGCGGCATCCCGCCCGAAATGACCGAGCGGATCTTCGATCCGTTCTTCACCACGAAGGGACCCGACAAGGGTACCGGCCTGGGCCTGTCCACCGTTCTCGGCATCGTCAAGGGACACGGCGGCTTCATCCTGATGTCATCGAAGGTGGGGCACGGGACCACCTTCTCGGTGTACCTCCCGGCCGCAAAGGGCGTCACCGCGGAAGCCTCGCCCCCGGCGACCGGCTCGATCACCGGCGCCGGGGAACTGGTGCTGCTGGTGGATGATGAGGACTCGGTTCGCGAGGCGGCCGGCCAGGTGCTGGCGCGACTCAACTTCACGTGCCTCCTCGCCGCCGACGGCAACGAGGCCCTGTCATTGGTCGCACGCCACGGTCCGGCGATTCGGGTGGTGATCACCGACCTGCACATGCCGCACATGAGCGGCCTCGGCTTCGTCGGTGCAATGCGGCTGATGCTGCCCGACACTCCGGTAATCGTCACCAGCGGGCGGCTCGATGACGCCGCGGAACAATTCAGGGAGCTGGGCGTGCGCCTTGTGCTCGACAAGCCTTTCACGGAAGAGAAACTGGCGGCCGCTCTGCGCGTTGCCCTCGACGCGTCCGGGCCGGCGCAGTAG
- a CDS encoding class I SAM-dependent methyltransferase: protein MLSDPVDYARGQNPADHRWLSLLSTLTEGRRLFDVGCGSGAFVEAASAAGWQATGFDSDRRLIGLAGHLGDKVEALDAQHWNPVDDSYDVVRLWFVLEHVQFPGRLLRRAIGALRSKGLLQLAVPNDAGWLSRRVMTSPDDRFWEHPLHLHHFAPFGLERWLETQGCEAEVAEAGRPTELMRGGSLPLDETWEAVRRTDPSLSRLFYQLGVGRSREMIWRKTGTQGAW from the coding sequence GTGTTGTCCGATCCCGTCGACTATGCCAGAGGGCAGAATCCGGCGGACCACCGATGGCTGTCGCTGCTGTCCACGCTCACGGAGGGGCGCCGATTATTCGACGTCGGGTGTGGGAGCGGCGCGTTCGTCGAGGCGGCGTCGGCGGCCGGCTGGCAGGCCACCGGCTTCGACAGCGATCGACGGCTCATCGGTCTGGCGGGCCACCTTGGCGACAAGGTCGAGGCATTGGACGCTCAGCACTGGAATCCGGTCGACGACAGCTACGATGTCGTCAGGCTGTGGTTCGTGCTGGAGCATGTGCAATTCCCCGGACGCCTGCTGCGACGCGCGATCGGCGCGCTCAGATCGAAGGGACTCCTGCAGCTGGCCGTGCCCAACGACGCCGGGTGGCTCTCGCGACGCGTCATGACCTCGCCTGACGACCGGTTCTGGGAGCATCCGCTGCACCTCCATCACTTCGCACCGTTCGGGTTGGAACGGTGGCTCGAGACGCAGGGCTGCGAGGCGGAGGTGGCCGAAGCGGGGCGCCCGACCGAGTTGATGCGCGGCGGCTCGCTGCCGCTGGACGAAACGTGGGAGGCCGTGCGGCGAACCGACCCAAGCCTCAGCCGGCTGTTCTACCAGCTGGGCGTTGGGAGAAGCCGGGAGATGATCTGGCGGAAGACGGGCACGCAGGGCGCGTGGTGA